In Herbinix luporum, a single window of DNA contains:
- a CDS encoding ATP-binding cassette domain-containing protein, with translation MSIIKITGLTKDYGNQKGIFDLTFNIEEGEIFGYLGPNGAGKTTTIRHLLGFLKPDKGGSQILGMDCRLKSAEIMKNLGYLPGEIAFFDGMKGMEFLNFMGEMKGLKDTSLRDRLVDMFQLDTKGRIRKIFILTFEDASSATDFINNSPFDIIEANDKTVKLGILGNVTELIKALDKYKVLDLDTEKSSLEDIFMHYYGDLNISQKSD, from the coding sequence ATGTCCATAATTAAAATCACAGGATTAACTAAAGATTATGGCAACCAAAAGGGTATTTTCGACTTGACTTTCAATATAGAGGAAGGGGAAATCTTTGGATATCTAGGGCCTAATGGAGCCGGCAAGACAACTACAATTAGGCATCTTCTAGGTTTTCTTAAACCCGATAAAGGAGGCTCTCAGATTTTAGGTATGGATTGCCGCTTAAAAAGTGCTGAAATCATGAAGAATCTTGGTTATCTGCCCGGTGAGATAGCATTTTTTGACGGAATGAAGGGTATGGAATTTCTAAATTTTATGGGAGAAATGAAAGGACTTAAAGACACTAGTCTACGTGATAGACTGGTGGATATGTTTCAGTTAGATACTAAGGGAAGAATAAGAAAAATATTTATTCTTACCTTTGAAGATGCTTCATCTGCCACAGATTTTATAAATAATAGTCCCTTTGATATTATAGAAGCAAATGACAAGACCGTTAAATTAGGTATCTTAGGTAATGTAACTGAACTTATTAAAGCATTAGATAAATATAAAGTATTAGACCTTGATACTGAAAAAAGTAGCCTTGAGGATATTTTTATGCATTATTATGGTGATTTAAATATTAGTCAAAAGTCTGATTAA
- a CDS encoding pyridoxal phosphate-dependent aminotransferase codes for MKRENSAQNHFHGSAQNHFHGSDLEIIEKVYGIKKENIVSFADNVNPLGISPKLKETLSDRIEAIMTYPEREYTSLRNAIAKYTTANIEDIIVGNGATELISLFIQIKNPKGALIIGPTYSEYEREIFLGGGSCHYYRLKEENDFRLDIKDLEKELKDNIGLLVICNPNNPTSSAITRTDMVKILDICKQKDIFVMVDETYVEFTEDFQEITSISLAKSYNNIIILRGISKFFAAPGLRLGYAICSNSDLLNEINKRKNPWTINSLAAIAGEIMFTDTEYIEKTKQLISKERERVCKILLSCPNIKTFTPTANFVLLKILKEDVTSKDLFEKAISKGYMIRDCSTFPFLDSKFVRFCFKAPKHNDALLEILLGSLI; via the coding sequence ATGAAAAGAGAAAACAGTGCTCAAAATCACTTCCACGGAAGTGCTCAAAATCACTTCCACGGAAGTGATTTGGAAATAATAGAAAAGGTCTATGGAATAAAGAAAGAAAATATAGTAAGCTTTGCAGATAATGTTAATCCCTTGGGTATATCACCTAAACTTAAAGAAACCCTGTCCGACAGGATAGAGGCCATTATGACTTATCCGGAAAGGGAATACACATCTTTAAGAAATGCCATTGCTAAATATACAACTGCTAATATTGAAGATATTATTGTGGGAAACGGAGCTACTGAGCTTATTTCTCTCTTTATTCAGATTAAAAATCCTAAAGGGGCATTAATTATAGGGCCTACTTATTCTGAATATGAGAGGGAGATTTTTCTAGGTGGCGGATCTTGTCATTATTATAGGCTCAAGGAGGAAAATGATTTTAGGCTTGATATTAAGGATTTGGAAAAAGAGCTGAAAGATAATATAGGCCTGCTTGTAATTTGCAACCCCAATAATCCCACCTCCTCAGCTATAACAAGAACTGATATGGTTAAAATCCTTGATATATGTAAGCAAAAAGATATCTTCGTCATGGTAGATGAGACTTATGTAGAATTTACCGAAGATTTTCAGGAAATTACCAGTATTTCCTTAGCTAAGTCCTATAATAATATAATTATCCTTAGAGGAATTTCAAAATTCTTTGCTGCCCCGGGACTCCGTCTTGGTTATGCAATCTGTAGTAACAGTGACTTACTTAATGAAATAAATAAACGAAAGAATCCTTGGACAATTAATTCCCTGGCTGCCATAGCAGGTGAAATTATGTTTACCGATACAGAATATATAGAAAAAACAAAACAGCTGATTTCTAAAGAAAGAGAAAGAGTTTGTAAGATTCTTCTAAGCTGTCCTAATATTAAAACCTTTACACCTACAGCCAACTTTGTTCTATTAAAGATTTTAAAAGAGGATGTTACATCTAAGGATTTATTTGAAAAAGCTATAAGCAAGGGATATATGATAAGAGATTGTTCTACCTTTCCTTTTTTGGATAGTAAATTTGTCCGTTTCTGCTTCAAAGCTCCTAAGCATAATGATGCCCTGCTTGAAATTTTACTTGGCTCTTTAATATAA
- a CDS encoding dCTP deaminase/dUTPase family protein — protein MKRIAQFEKVSRERFIEDWLDTFMDDEQSKEDLIKWAESIYDKIKLPKRATQGSAGYDFFSPLTFTLKPGETIKIPTGIRVKIEEGWVLKCYPRSGLGFKYRLQLNNTVGIIDSDYYGSDNEGHIFSKLTNDSKEGKVMTVEEGIGFMQGIFVEYGITIDDDADRIRNGGFGSTTIK, from the coding sequence ATGAAAAGAATTGCACAATTTGAAAAAGTAAGCAGGGAAAGATTTATAGAAGATTGGTTAGATACTTTTATGGATGATGAGCAATCGAAGGAGGATTTAATTAAGTGGGCAGAAAGCATATATGATAAGATTAAGTTGCCAAAAAGGGCCACACAAGGCTCCGCCGGTTATGATTTTTTTAGTCCCTTAACATTTACACTTAAGCCCGGGGAGACAATTAAGATACCCACCGGCATCCGGGTTAAGATAGAAGAGGGCTGGGTATTAAAATGCTACCCTAGAAGCGGTCTGGGCTTTAAATACCGCCTTCAACTAAATAATACTGTCGGTATAATAGACAGTGATTATTATGGCTCAGATAATGAAGGGCATATATTTAGTAAGCTGACAAATGACAGTAAAGAGGGAAAAGTTATGACCGTTGAAGAAGGTATCGGTTTTATGCAGGGAATCTTCGTGGAGTACGGAATTACCATTGATGATGATGCCGACAGAATAAGAAACGGAGGCTTTGGAAGCACCACAATAAAGTAA
- a CDS encoding LysR family transcriptional regulator, translating to MINNMEYYKIFYYVAKVGSFTKAGEELCISQPAVSQSIKLLEESLGSSLFIRVPKGVKLTPEGEMLFSYVKRGYEYIRLGEEKFKKMLDLEHGEIRIGASDMTLEFYLLPYLEAFHEKYPGIKVVVTNAPTPNTLTLLYEGKIDFGVISEPFQTKSGIHYKRVKKIRDIFVAGNKFSHLQDKILEYKELEKLPIISLEDNTSTRRYVNQYLQANQIVLNPEFELATSDMIVKFAIRNLGVGCVVEDFASEGIREGKLFKLQFKDEIPERHICIVTSNQGPISNAAKRLLGTLKAKDE from the coding sequence ATGATTAATAATATGGAATATTATAAAATTTTTTATTATGTGGCAAAGGTAGGTAGCTTTACTAAAGCAGGGGAAGAACTTTGTATTTCTCAGCCGGCAGTAAGCCAATCCATTAAACTTTTGGAAGAAAGTTTAGGCAGCAGCCTATTTATTAGGGTGCCAAAAGGGGTTAAGCTGACTCCGGAGGGAGAGATGTTATTTTCCTATGTAAAAAGGGGCTATGAATATATACGTTTAGGGGAAGAAAAGTTTAAGAAAATGCTGGACCTAGAGCATGGGGAAATAAGAATCGGAGCCAGTGATATGACTCTGGAGTTCTATCTTCTTCCCTATCTGGAAGCTTTCCATGAAAAGTATCCGGGTATAAAGGTAGTAGTAACCAATGCTCCTACACCCAACACCCTTACTCTCTTATATGAGGGAAAAATCGATTTTGGTGTAATCAGTGAGCCGTTCCAAACAAAATCAGGAATCCATTATAAAAGGGTTAAAAAGATTAGAGATATTTTTGTGGCCGGTAACAAGTTTAGCCATTTACAGGATAAAATACTGGAATATAAGGAACTAGAAAAGCTTCCTATTATTAGTTTAGAAGATAATACCAGTACAAGAAGATATGTAAATCAATATTTACAGGCTAATCAAATTGTTCTAAATCCTGAATTTGAATTAGCCACCAGCGATATGATTGTAAAGTTTGCCATAAGAAATCTGGGAGTGGGATGCGTAGTAGAAGATTTTGCAAGTGAAGGTATTAGAGAAGGCAAACTCTTTAAGCTACAATTTAAGGACGAAATACCTGAAAGGCATATATGTATTGTTACAAGCAATCAAGGCCCTATATCCAATGCCGCAAAGAGACTTTTAGGAACATTAAAGGCAAAAGATGAATAG
- the putP gene encoding sodium/proline symporter PutP, translating into MGADKVQYIIAMTVYIGAVIAIGFNYAKRASESTDNYLIGGRSLGPWVTAMAAEASDMSGWLLMGLPGVAYWCGLGEAFWTAIGLFIGTYLNWLIVAKRLRTYSHVAGDAITIPDFLSNRFKENKKIILTIAALFILVFFSVYAASCFVTVGKLFSTLFNTNYKLMMVLGALFVVLYTFIGGFLAESASDFMQGIVMFIALSLVLIVGVTKAGGISEVFENAKQIPGFLDFFGVAQPQVLDGIQQVSEAGNPLFEAATKYGPLVIISTLSWGLGYFGMPHVLLKFMAIENPNDLKTSRRIAIIWCGVSLFAAVFIGIIGRVLYPNALLTKSSSEGIFVLMSSNFFLPLIAGIIMAGILAATISSSDSYLLIAASAFSKNIYHGIIKKDASDKQVLYMSRVTLILISIIAMIIAMDENSVIFTVVSFAWAGFGATFGPIILFSLFWKRVTRAGAIAGMLSGGVTVFVWNLLIRPLGGYFDIYELFPAFVISCLVIVIVSLCTLPPSQEIQEEFEQVKNYKY; encoded by the coding sequence ATGGGAGCAGATAAAGTGCAATATATTATTGCAATGACAGTATATATCGGAGCAGTAATTGCTATCGGTTTTAATTATGCTAAAAGAGCAAGCGAAAGTACAGACAACTATTTAATTGGGGGAAGGTCTTTAGGACCATGGGTAACTGCCATGGCTGCAGAAGCCTCTGATATGAGTGGGTGGCTTTTGATGGGCTTACCGGGAGTAGCATATTGGTGTGGACTTGGAGAAGCATTTTGGACTGCCATAGGCCTTTTTATAGGTACATATTTAAACTGGCTTATTGTGGCAAAGAGACTGAGGACTTATTCTCATGTGGCCGGAGATGCCATTACCATTCCTGATTTTCTAAGCAATCGTTTTAAGGAAAACAAAAAAATAATACTGACTATTGCAGCCTTATTTATTTTGGTCTTTTTTAGCGTATATGCAGCCAGCTGCTTTGTAACTGTAGGAAAACTATTTAGTACCTTGTTTAATACAAATTATAAATTAATGATGGTTTTAGGTGCTTTATTCGTTGTACTTTATACCTTTATAGGAGGCTTTCTTGCAGAGAGCGCATCTGATTTTATGCAAGGAATTGTTATGTTTATTGCACTGTCTTTAGTACTTATCGTAGGTGTTACTAAGGCAGGGGGAATATCGGAGGTATTTGAAAATGCAAAACAAATCCCCGGATTTCTTGACTTTTTTGGAGTAGCCCAGCCCCAAGTTCTTGATGGGATACAGCAGGTATCTGAGGCAGGTAATCCTTTATTTGAAGCTGCCACAAAGTATGGTCCATTGGTTATTATATCTACATTATCCTGGGGACTTGGATACTTTGGAATGCCACATGTGCTACTAAAATTTATGGCAATTGAGAATCCTAATGATCTTAAAACATCCAGAAGGATAGCTATTATATGGTGTGGAGTTTCCTTATTTGCGGCAGTATTTATCGGAATTATAGGAAGGGTTCTCTATCCTAATGCTTTACTTACTAAGAGCAGTTCTGAAGGAATATTCGTATTAATGTCCAGCAATTTCTTCTTACCCCTTATTGCCGGAATTATTATGGCGGGAATTTTAGCTGCTACCATAAGCTCTTCGGATTCTTATCTTTTAATAGCGGCATCGGCTTTTTCTAAGAATATCTATCATGGTATTATAAAAAAGGATGCTTCAGATAAACAGGTGCTATATATGTCAAGAGTAACTCTTATTCTCATATCTATTATAGCCATGATTATAGCTATGGATGAGAATAGCGTCATCTTTACTGTTGTATCCTTTGCCTGGGCCGGATTTGGTGCCACTTTTGGCCCTATTATCTTATTCTCCCTATTTTGGAAGAGGGTGACAAGGGCAGGGGCTATAGCCGGTATGTTAAGCGGAGGTGTGACGGTATTTGTATGGAATTTGCTGATTAGACCCCTTGGAGGATATTTTGACATTTATGAGTTATTCCCTGCTTTTGTGATTTCTTGCTTGGTGATAGTAATTGTGTCTTTATGTACTTTGCCACCTTCACAAGAAATACAGGAAGAGTTTGAACAGGTTAAGAATTATAAATACTAG
- a CDS encoding ABC transporter ATP-binding protein yields MLTILRNLKKSALAILFVIILLLIQAFCDLSLPSYTSNIVNIGILQAGIESSVPEVIRASQLEKSLLFLNQNDKDKLLSHYSLINKENLNQDEWATYLKKYPLLDDEDLYIWDGEDETLISSLIADPLLIISTLELNPSKANMFHDINTKDGDIYTILNNLPEEAREEMLKPIKEQIKLMPDTLKSQATVAYVRAEYEAIGINIGKLQTRYILTVGAKMLGLAFAAMAASILVTFVAARIAAKLGRDLRNDVFCKVLSFSNAQMDRFSTASLITRSTNDIQQIQMMVVMMVRIVIYSPILALGGIIRILNTNTTMTWTLGVGVGAVLSLVIILMVVALPKFKLMQKLVDKVNLVMREILCGLPVIRAFSNENHEKERFDKVNTALTKNSLFVGRVMTFMMPALMLIMNLVAILIVWVGADRINTGTMQVGDIMAFIQYTMQIIMSFLMMTMISIILPRAAISVGRINEVLKEEPTIHDPAEEETIDPNKNGLLEFRNVSFSYPNAEEDVLSDISFIAKPGEVTAIIGSTGSGKSTLVNLIPRFYDVTEGEILINGTDIRNISQYNLRKRLGYVPQKGVLFSGTIESNISFGMSEASTETIKKAARIAQAAEFIEEKPEGYKEPIAQGGSNVSGGQKQRLSIARAIAKNPEIYIFDDSFSALDYKTDSELRKALKKELSHSTVIIVAQRISTIVNADQILVLDNGKIVGKGTHKELLKDCEVYRQIASSQLSKEELAYE; encoded by the coding sequence ATGCTGACCATATTAAGAAATCTAAAAAAATCAGCCCTTGCAATCCTCTTTGTTATTATTCTCTTACTAATTCAAGCCTTTTGTGACTTATCATTACCATCCTATACCTCCAATATTGTAAATATTGGTATCTTGCAGGCCGGTATAGAAAGCTCAGTCCCTGAGGTAATAAGAGCTAGCCAGTTGGAAAAATCTCTATTATTTTTGAATCAGAATGACAAAGACAAGCTTCTATCCCATTATAGTCTGATTAATAAAGAGAACCTTAATCAAGATGAATGGGCTACTTATCTTAAAAAATATCCCTTGTTAGATGATGAAGACTTATATATTTGGGATGGTGAAGATGAGACTTTAATAAGTAGTTTAATTGCCGACCCCCTACTTATTATATCTACTTTAGAACTTAACCCATCTAAAGCAAATATGTTTCATGATATTAACACAAAAGATGGGGATATATACACCATATTAAATAATCTCCCTGAAGAAGCTAGGGAAGAAATGCTAAAGCCAATAAAGGAACAAATTAAACTTATGCCCGACACCTTAAAATCTCAAGCCACAGTGGCTTATGTTAGGGCAGAATATGAAGCCATCGGTATAAATATAGGCAAGTTACAGACCCGTTATATTCTTACAGTAGGAGCTAAAATGCTTGGACTTGCCTTTGCTGCCATGGCTGCCTCCATCTTAGTTACCTTTGTAGCTGCTAGAATTGCTGCCAAACTTGGTCGTGATCTTAGAAATGATGTATTTTGTAAAGTTCTTTCATTTTCAAATGCCCAGATGGATCGCTTCTCTACAGCCTCTTTAATTACCAGGAGCACCAATGATATTCAGCAAATTCAAATGATGGTTGTTATGATGGTCCGTATTGTAATCTACTCTCCCATATTGGCACTTGGGGGTATTATAAGAATATTAAATACCAATACAACCATGACTTGGACTTTGGGTGTAGGGGTAGGTGCAGTACTTTCCCTGGTTATAATACTTATGGTTGTGGCACTACCAAAATTTAAACTTATGCAAAAACTGGTGGATAAAGTTAATCTTGTTATGAGGGAGATTCTTTGTGGTCTACCGGTTATAAGGGCCTTTAGTAATGAAAACCATGAGAAAGAACGATTTGATAAGGTCAACACAGCTCTTACTAAAAACAGCCTATTTGTTGGCCGTGTAATGACCTTTATGATGCCTGCTCTTATGCTTATTATGAATTTAGTTGCAATCCTTATTGTATGGGTAGGTGCAGACAGAATTAACACAGGAACCATGCAGGTGGGAGATATTATGGCATTTATCCAATATACCATGCAGATTATTATGTCCTTTTTAATGATGACCATGATTTCTATAATCCTTCCGAGAGCGGCCATATCTGTAGGCCGAATTAATGAAGTTCTTAAAGAAGAACCCACAATTCATGATCCTGCAGAGGAAGAAACTATAGATCCTAACAAAAATGGACTTCTTGAATTTAGAAATGTATCATTTAGTTATCCCAATGCCGAAGAAGATGTACTGTCAGACATCAGCTTTATTGCAAAGCCAGGTGAGGTTACTGCAATCATAGGCAGTACTGGTAGCGGTAAAAGTACATTAGTAAATCTTATTCCCAGATTCTACGATGTAACAGAAGGTGAAATACTAATTAATGGGACAGATATCCGCAATATCTCCCAGTATAACCTTAGAAAACGTTTAGGCTATGTTCCCCAAAAGGGCGTATTATTTTCAGGAACTATTGAATCAAATATTAGCTTTGGCATGTCAGAAGCCTCCACTGAAACTATAAAAAAAGCTGCAAGAATTGCCCAAGCGGCAGAATTTATAGAAGAAAAGCCTGAAGGATATAAGGAGCCCATTGCCCAGGGAGGTAGCAATGTCTCCGGTGGGCAGAAGCAGAGATTATCTATAGCCAGGGCTATCGCAAAAAATCCCGAAATTTATATTTTTGACGATAGTTTCTCAGCCCTAGATTATAAAACCGATAGTGAACTTCGAAAGGCTTTAAAAAAGGAATTGTCCCACAGTACAGTTATTATAGTTGCCCAAAGAATAAGCACAATAGTTAATGCAGATCAAATCCTAGTACTGGACAACGGAAAAATTGTCGGTAAAGGAACCCATAAAGAATTACTAAAAGATTGTGAAGTTTATCGTCAGATAGCATCTTCCCAGTTGTCAAAGGAGGAGTTGGCTTATGAATAA
- a CDS encoding DUF2164 domain-containing protein, with product MKNNYRRVNITLTDEEKKQLLEEIIYYFETERDEKLGIIGSESILDFFMDTLGVTIYNRALDDAKLWLSKRMEENEADYYALYK from the coding sequence ATGAAAAACAACTACCGCCGTGTTAACATTACCCTTACTGATGAAGAAAAAAAGCAGCTCCTAGAGGAAATTATTTATTATTTTGAAACAGAACGGGATGAGAAGCTTGGCATTATCGGATCTGAAAGTATCTTGGATTTCTTTATGGATACACTAGGTGTAACTATATATAATAGAGCCTTAGACGATGCAAAGCTTTGGCTTAGTAAAAGAATGGAAGAAAATGAAGCTGATTATTACGCCCTTTATAAGTAG
- a CDS encoding ABC transporter ATP-binding protein, whose amino-acid sequence MNKNDKKPKMGGPRHGMGAPVEKAKDFKGTMKKLLAYLAGYKWALLIVFLFAIGSTIFSIIGPTILGDAITEIVNGFIDKISGGKGINFNALGKILLLLIGLYGISSLFSFIQGWITTEIAQRVSYKFRKSISEKIHRMPMGYFDSMTHGEILSRVTNDVDTLSQSLNQSLTQLITSVVSIVGIFIMMIRISVPMTLLALLTIPISLGIMGAVVKKSQKHFQKQQEYLGHVNGLVEEVYGGHNIVKAFNKEEDFIKDFGKKNETLYESAWKSQFLSGLMHPIMQFVGNLGYVGVAILGGYLTINGRIQIGQIQTFFQYIRNFTHPITQLAQVANMFQSTAAASERVFEFLEAAEEVADTDTPLSIEGLKGNIEFKHVNFGYNSDKTIIHDFNAKIYDGQKVAIVGPTGAGKTTIVKLLMRFYDINSGDILIDGHNIKDFERSQLRRMFGMVLQDTWLYNGTIMDNIRYSKLDATDEEVIKAAKAAHVHHFIMTLPDGYNMVLNEESTNISQGQKQLLTIARAILADPKILILDEATSSVDTRTEILIQKAMDNLMKGRTSFIIAHRLSTIRDADIILVMKDGDIIEQGNHEELLAKGGFYAKLYNSQFEQIA is encoded by the coding sequence ATGAATAAAAATGATAAAAAACCTAAAATGGGTGGCCCCCGTCATGGTATGGGAGCTCCTGTGGAAAAAGCTAAGGATTTTAAGGGAACCATGAAAAAGCTCTTAGCATATCTAGCCGGCTATAAATGGGCATTGTTAATAGTCTTTTTATTTGCCATCGGCAGCACCATATTTTCCATCATAGGACCTACAATCCTAGGTGATGCAATTACTGAAATCGTAAATGGCTTTATAGATAAAATCAGTGGTGGAAAAGGAATTAACTTTAATGCCTTAGGAAAAATACTACTTCTACTAATAGGCCTTTATGGTATTTCCTCCTTGTTTTCATTTATTCAAGGATGGATTACAACTGAAATAGCTCAAAGGGTATCTTATAAATTTAGAAAGAGTATTTCTGAAAAAATCCATCGTATGCCTATGGGATATTTTGATTCTATGACTCACGGTGAAATACTTTCTAGGGTAACTAATGATGTAGATACCTTAAGCCAAAGCTTAAATCAGAGTCTTACCCAGCTGATAACTTCAGTAGTAAGCATTGTAGGTATCTTTATAATGATGATTAGAATAAGTGTCCCCATGACTCTCCTTGCACTGCTTACAATCCCCATATCCTTGGGAATTATGGGAGCAGTTGTTAAGAAATCTCAGAAGCATTTCCAAAAGCAGCAAGAATATTTAGGTCATGTTAACGGTTTAGTGGAAGAGGTATATGGGGGTCACAATATAGTTAAGGCTTTTAATAAGGAAGAAGACTTTATAAAAGATTTTGGCAAGAAGAATGAAACCCTTTATGAATCTGCCTGGAAGTCTCAGTTTTTATCGGGACTTATGCACCCTATTATGCAGTTTGTAGGTAATCTAGGTTATGTAGGTGTTGCCATTCTTGGTGGTTATCTTACAATAAACGGACGGATACAAATAGGTCAAATTCAAACTTTCTTCCAATATATAAGAAATTTTACTCATCCGATTACTCAACTGGCACAGGTGGCCAATATGTTCCAGTCAACGGCAGCAGCCTCAGAAAGGGTATTTGAATTTTTAGAAGCTGCTGAGGAAGTAGCTGATACTGATACTCCTCTTTCCATAGAAGGTCTTAAGGGCAATATTGAATTTAAGCATGTAAACTTCGGATATAACAGTGACAAAACTATCATACATGACTTTAATGCAAAAATATATGATGGTCAAAAAGTAGCCATCGTAGGTCCTACCGGAGCAGGAAAAACTACAATAGTTAAACTACTTATGCGTTTCTATGATATTAATAGCGGTGATATACTTATTGACGGCCATAATATTAAAGATTTTGAAAGAAGTCAGTTAAGACGAATGTTCGGTATGGTTTTACAGGATACTTGGCTTTATAACGGTACTATAATGGATAATATCAGATACAGCAAACTTGATGCTACAGATGAAGAGGTAATAAAAGCTGCTAAGGCTGCCCATGTTCATCATTTTATTATGACTTTACCGGATGGATATAATATGGTCCTTAACGAAGAAAGTACAAATATATCCCAGGGGCAAAAACAGCTACTTACAATTGCCAGAGCCATCTTAGCAGATCCAAAAATCTTGATTTTAGATGAAGCCACCAGCTCCGTTGATACCAGAACAGAAATCCTAATTCAAAAGGCCATGGATAACCTAATGAAAGGAAGAACCAGCTTTATCATAGCCCATAGATTATCAACCATAAGGGATGCTGATATAATTCTTGTTATGAAAGACGGAGATATTATAGAACAGGGTAATCATGAGGAACTGCTTGCCAAAGGCGGTTTCTATGCTAAACTTTATAACTCACAATTTGAACAAATTGCTTAA